CATAGCTTTTAATCTGATTACTCCGGTTGTGGTTTCTTCTGTACCACCGTATACATTCTCAATTAAATCTTGCCTTTCTTTATGTAGCAGTGATATTAAATCGGCTCCATCGTCCATGGTTATGTTTGGTTTTCTGTCAAGAACCGCGTTTAAATGGCTGTAATATGTGTCTCTATCTTCTCCATGTATTGCAAAAACTGGTATTTCAAAGTATTTTACAAGTGCTGCTGCTACGTCATCTTGTGTAGAAAGTGGGTTAGATGCTGTTAGATAAACATTTGCTCCACCTTCTTTTAATGTTATCATCAAGTTTGCTGTTTCCGTTGTAACGTGCAGACAAGCTCCTATCGTTAAACCTTTTAAAGGCTTATCTTTTGAAAATCTTTCTCTGATCTGTCTTAAAACAGGCATATCTTTTTCAGCCCATTGTATTCTCAAAAGACCTTTATCTGCAAGATTAATATCCTTGATGTGATATTCCAAATTGAACCCTCCTTTTTAAAAAATGTAGGTTATATTTTAGCATAAGTTTAGAGATATAAAGGTTTTGCTGAAAAAAAACGAACTTAGTTGAGACATTTACAAATTTTATTATAAAGTTTAAAGAGAAAATACCTTGGGAGATAAATTAGTGGTTTTTAATAGAATTTAAAAAAGAGATCCTTCGGACTTACGTCCTTAGGATGAAAAATAAAGTGGAAAAGTGGAAGAGAAAGTAAAGTTGTCATTCTGCAGCCGATTAAGAATATCCTCTTTTGCCTCTCTATAGCTTCATTCTGAGCGTGAGCGAAGAATCTCCTACTTTTTTCCTATTGCCTCTCATTTTTTAAAAGAGGAGATCCTTCGGACCAAAGTCCTTAGGATGTCGGATAAAGTTAAAGTTATATCTACATATACACTCTACAGTTTAAAAAATTTAGAACATCTTCATATAAATTTTATCAACTTTTCACGTCTCACTTTCTCATTTAGCTTTAAAATCCATTTTCTAATAAATTCCAAACATAATCAGTATATTTTTTTTCTTTGGGATTTTCATAGATAATTAAAGGTGCTTCTACAATTTCTCCACCTTCTTTTGAATTTTTAGATGCTTCTACTAAAAAATGGGTAGCTTTTTCATTGATTGATGGATGAACAAATCTGTAACGTTTTGGCTGAATATTATATTTTTTTAAAAGCGATACGGTTTCTGAAAATCTTTCTGTAATGTTTATAAGATGAAGCTTTCCTTTATTTTTAAGAAGATACCAGCTTCCATAGATAAAATCTTCCAGCTTAGCTAAAGCTTCGCTTCTTGCTATCTTTTCTTGAATATTTTTATAATTACCCTCTTTAAAATACGGTGGATTAATTACTACATAATCAAAATACTGATGATTATAAATCTTTTTTACATCCTTAACATTTCCGAGTGCTATTTGAACATGGACGTTGTTAATTTGAAAATTTCTTTTGGCAATATCAAATAAATCTTCCTGAACTTCTAAAGCATAAAGTTTAAGATTTTTATATTTAAGACTAATTAGAATTGGTATGATACCGCTTCCCGTTCCTATATCTATGATTTTTCCGGATGATTTGATGTTTAAAAAATCAACAAGAAGAAGGCTATCAATATTAAACCTATAGCCTTCCCTTTTTTGAATGATTTTTATCTTTCCTCTAATAAAAGGTGAGATATCTTCATCTTCTTTTATTAGAATTTCTTGATTCACTTTCTTTTGTTTGCTTCTAAAATTTTCTTTCTTATTCTTATAGCATCCGGCGTTACTTCTATAAGCTCATCTTCATTAATCCATTCCATGGCTCTTTCAAAGTCCATCTTTTTAGCCGGGATGATTTTAATGTTTTCATCAGAGCCGGAAGCTCTCATGTTAGTTAATTTCTTTTCTCTTGTTACGTTTACATCAAGGTCATTATCTCTGCTGTGTTCTCCTACAATCATGCCTTCGTAAACTTCTGTACCCGGTTCTATAAAGAAAACTCCTCTATCTTGTAATCCAAAAATTGCGTATGGTGTTGCTACACCTTTTCTATCAGCTATCAATGCTCCGTTTTGTCTTGTTTTAATCTCTCCCTGCCACTCTTCCCAGCCTTCAAAGATTGTGTTGATTAAGCCTTCGCCTCTTGTATCTGTTTTAAACTCTGACCTGTATCCAATCAGTCCTCTTGATGGAACAATAAATTCAAGCCTTACCCTTCCAAATCCATGATTAATCATGTTTATCATTCTGCCTTTTCTTGAACCAAGCTTTTGAGTAACTGTTCCTACGTACTCTTCCGGAATATCTATTAAAACCCTTTCTACCGGCTCTAATTTTTTACCATTTTCTTCTTTTACTATAACTTCCGGTTTTGATACTTGAAACTCATAGCCTTCCCTTCTCATCATTTCAGCCAGTATGGATAGCTGTAATTCTCCTCTACCCATTACTAAGAATGAGTCTGGATTTTCTGTGTCAGATACTCTTATAGCAACGTTAGTTAATGTCTCTTTGTACAATCTATCTCTTAAATGTCTTGATGTTAAAAATTTTCCGCTTCTTCCTGCAAATGGAGAATCGTTTACTGAGAATATCATAGATATTGTTGGCTCTTCTACTGTTATTGGAGGAAGTCCTACAGGATTTTCAGCGTCAGCTATAGTTTCTCCGATGGTTATATCTTCCAATCCTGCTATTGCTACTATATCTCCTGCTTTTGCTTCTTTTGTTTCTACTCTTTTGAGTCCTTCGTAAGTATATAATGTTCTTACAGTTCCTTTAATTATTGTTCCATCTTTTTTTACCACTGACACTTGTTGATTTACTTTTACAGAACCATTAAAAATTCTTCCAATTGCTAACCTCCCGACGAAGTTGTCATAATCTAAGGATGTAATCAGAAATTGTAATCCCATGTCCGGGTCATAAGATGGTGCCGGTATATATTCTATGATTTTATCAAACAATGGTTTTAAATCTTTTGAATCATCTTCAAGGTTTTCTTTTGCGATTCCGTCTCTTGCTATCGTGTAAAGAATTGGAAATTCAAGCTGCTCTTCCGTTGCGTCTAAATCTATAAATAAATCGTAAACTTCATTTATCACTTCTTGAATTCTTGCATCCGGTCTATCTATTTTGTTTATAACAACGATAGGTGTTAGATTAGATTCTAACGCTTTTCTTAAAACAAATCTTGTCTGAGGAAGTGGTCCTTCTGATGCATCAACAAGAAGTATTACACCATCAACCATTTTTAATGTTCTTTCTACCTCTCCGCCAAAATCAGCGTGCCCCGGAGTATCAACGATGTTAATTTTATAGTTTTTATATCTTATAGCTGTATTTTTTGCCATAATTGTGATACCACGCTCTCTTTCTAAGTCGATATTATCCATAACTCTTTCCGCTACTTCTTCATTTTCTCTAAAAGTACCACTTTGTTTAAGTAGTGCGTCAACAAGCGTTGTTTTTCCATGGTCTACGTGGGCAATAATAGCAATATTCCTAATATCTTCCCTAACTGCTTTTGGTACTCTTTTCTCTTCTAATAACATTTTTTCTCCTTGTGAAATTTAAAAATAAAACTTATTATTATATCATTTTTTGTATAAGTCATATCAGTTTAGGAAAATTAAAAAAATAAAAAAATAAAATTATGAGACCCTTTAGCTTGTTGCTTGCTGACAAAAGCTAACCAATGGTGTCATTCTGAGCATAGCGAAGAATCTCCTGTTTTTCTTTTTAAAAAAAGCGATCCTTCGACTTTACAGCCTCACGATAATAGAGAAAAGAATAATGACATTCTTCTGAAGCTACAGAGAAGACTATGCTGGTTTTTTTATACTCCTACTTTGTCATTACGAGCGATAGCAAAGAATCTCCGTTTTTTATGCCCCTAATCTGTCTTCTGCACTACAGCGAAGAATCACTTTTTTCACTTTCTCACCTCTCACCCCTCACTTTCTTACTTCATTTAAATTAGTTATGCTAAAATTAAATCAATTATGGAAATAAAAGGGGATTTGTAAGGAATGCTTTCTGTTGTCAAAAGTGGTGGAACGTATGGAATAAATGGCTATGTTGTAGATGTTGAAGTAAATATTTCTCAAGGACTGCCACAGTTTACAGTTGTAGGACTACCGGATACGGCAGTAAAGGAAAGCAGAGAAAGAGTCAGGTCTGCAATAGAAAATATAGGATATAAGTTCCCGGTTAAAAAAATTACAGTAAACCTTGCACCGGCAGACGTATTAAAAATAGGGACGTTGTATGACCTGCCAATATCCATAGGCATTTTAGCATCTTCCGGAATAATTAACGAGAACGATTTGAAAGATACAGCTTTTATTGGTGAGCTTGCTTTAAATGGAGACTTAAGAGGTGTTAAAGGAGTATTACCGATTGCAATCAAGCTAAAAGAAGTTGGCTTTAAAAGATTTATAGTTCCATTAGAAAATGAAGAGGAGGCAGCAATCGTAAATGGCCTTGATGTTTATGGATTTGCTAATCTTAAAGAAATTGTGGTGTTCTTAAACGGAAATTTAGAAAAACAGCCTAAAAAGATAGATGTTGATGAAGTTTTAGAATGTAGTTTAGACCATATAGGAGATTTTGCAGAAGTAAAAGGGCAGTATACAGTCAAAAAGGCTCTTGAAATTGCAGCGGCAGGATTTCATAATCTGCTAATGATTGGCTCGCCGGGCTCGGGTAAAACCATGCTTGCAAGAAGATTTTTATCAATACTGCCTCCACTCACATTCCAAGAAGCAATAGAAGTAACAAAAATACACAGCATAGCAGGAGTTTTGAAAGACAACATTGTAAGATGTAGGCCATTTAGAGCACCACACCATACGATTAGCGTATTGCACTTATTGGTGGGGGATGTAAAACTCAAAAATTATTGCGAAAACTCAAAATATATTGCGAAAAATACAAAAATTATTGCAAAACATTTATAAATAGTAATTTTTTATTTAGATATCTACGCTATTTAACAGTCAGTCAATTTTTCTTTCCTGCACCTATTTATTCAAAAGGTAGGCTAAAATGAATAGTGAAGCTTTTAATATTCTTAACAATGAATCTAACAAAAAAATCATTCAAGCACAGAAAAAGTCTACTTTGGTAGTTTGCGGTTATACAGATTTAAATTTTAGTCATGTAAGCGATGCTACTATAAAGGTCATATTAAGAGATAAAAGCAGTGGTAATTATCTAATAGCACATAAAATACCTGTAAAGTCTTTGAGTTTATTGCCTATCGGAACTGAAATATATAAGAATGAAGTAAAATATACGGAGTTTCGGGAAGTAAATATAAAGCATAATTTTTATAAATTTAGAGCATATAAGTATGATGAATTAAGCGGAAAAGAGAAAGATGTAATTTCAAAGTCTATATATGGAGATATTACTAAATGGAGCAGTGGAAAGTTTGTTGTTAAAAAGCCATATTTTTATATTTTCCCACAAAACAAGGATAGCATAATAATAATTCCTGACTTTCTACTGCTTATACCATTTTATTTTCCCGACGATATTATCAGCAATATTACAATAGGGTTTAAACAACTTGATAGTTATATTGATATTAATAAGGTTGATTGCAATAATAAAACTCTTTCATTGAAAAAGCATGTTCCTGAAAGTTCCAAGCTTTCTATCGTTCTTCTGTATCTGTATGCTTGTCATGAAGAGGCAAGAAAGAGACAAGGAGAGATTTTAATTTATCATAACATAATTAAAATGAAAAAAGCACAAACAGAGGAGATAGAATTAGAGCATAAATCTATTGAAAACAAAGAAATAGAATTTTATTATAAATTTCCTTTTAACATGGAAACTGAATATATTTTTGAGGGCGAATATATTAATAACATATTTATTGCTTACAGGATACATCCAATAGATTTTGGTATAAAGATTTTTTACAGGTATTCTGGGAAAGGTGAGACAGGTCATCCAATTTCATCTTCAAAAAGGTATTTTAAATTAAAAAAAGTTAATGATATTAATATGAAGGGAAGTGATGTATATCACCCATTAAAATCGGGCATAGAAGATAGAGAATTTGCAAATAAAGGTTTTAGATATATAGGTCGATTAGAAAAATTAGAGCCAGAGAAAAAGTCAAAAAATCATACCAATAATAGTCTCATTCCGATAACTGAATACAGCAATGAAGAAATTGATGAAGGTGGTTTTGGTTTTGAAAAGAGCAAAGATGGTTATGCATCTAAAATGAAAAGCGTAGAAAATGACGATGTTGATGGTTTGATAGATGCTTTAAGAAAGCATAAAGGAATAAAAAATTTTATAGATTTAGGTTCTTGGAGAGAGTGCAGAGTTATTTATTTTGTTTATAAAAGCAAGCATGTTTTAGTTGTGTTTCCTGTTATTAAAAATTCAGGTTCTTATGTATTTTCATCAAGTAGTTTTAATTTTAAAGATAGTTTTAAGTGGATCGTAGAGGAGATTTTAAGGATAAGCTCGACTTAACTTTTTGATAATAATCTTAATTTCATTCTCTAAAACTTCTAATTTAATCAACCCATTCTCCCTGTAAACTTTCTTTTCGTTTACCATAATTATATATTATAATTATATATTATACAAGGAAGCAAAATAATTATTTAATTTCTTTTCAATTTTTTGTAAATCTATATTTTTATCATTGATTTTATAAAAATCAAAAAGTTCCTTTACTAATTGAAGGTATTTCTTAAAAAGTTTGTGATCTTTTAGAGCATATATGACAAAGAGTTCTTTATTTTTTTCTACAAAGTCTTTATTAACCAAAGGCGAAATATTACCAAAAATGAATAAGTCTTCTTTTTGTTTTTTTATCTTCGAAACAAACTTTTTTAGGCAATAAAGATATGCATATTTGTAAAAATTTTCTTTATTAACCGGTATTCCATTACTATGTTCTTTATCTAAAAACGTGGTATTTCTCAAGGTAGAATTCAAATCTCTAAAAGTGTAGTAATAGATGTTTATAGAGGACAGCTTAGGTTCATTCTTGCGAGGTGGGTATTTATGTATATACCCATCTATAGTTTCATAATTACTTAATATAAATCTTTTATTACTATTTAGCAGTTTAAATTCAAAATCTCTAATATAGTCATAATTCATTCCTTCTTTGTTTTTCTCATATAATGCTATTACTACAGGGAATTCAGTATCCTTTGTAAATAAAAATTCTTTGCTTGAGAAGATATAACCATCTTTTATACGGTAGGAATTTGTAAAACCTTTAAGCCTTTTGAAGTTTGCCTCTTTAATGAGATAAGACAGTGGGTGTAGTATACAGATAATATCAGCATCTAACTTGGCGTAAGCTTTCAAAAATGCAATTCCCATATCTCTATCGTAAACATCTTCATCGCACTCGATCTTTCCTTTTTCGTTTTTCTTATAAAGAGATGTTGTATCGTTATATGGTGGATTGCCAACGACAATGAGAAATTGTTCTTTGCCTATTTTAAATTTTTCTCTACTTACATTAACTAATGAATTTGTCTTAAAAATTTTTTCATGTGAAAAATATTGCTTGAGAAATGAGATTGCTTTATCGTCGTAATCAGCAGCTCTATAATCAATACTTAAAGCTAAGCACGGAAATAGAAAAGCTCCGCCCCCAGCAGCAATGTCGGCTACGACTACATCATTCATATTATTCAAATAAGGATTTATAAGTTCAAAAACTTTATCAACGACATGTGGGGGTGTATAAAATGCACCAAGTTTGATTCTTTCATTTTCATACAAGTGAATAGCAGCAAATGGGTTTAATTCTATCATGCTATCCTTTCTTGAATTATTATTTTTGTGCAAGTTAACTTTTTTGAATTTAAATAAGTATCTATTATTTTTGCTTAAAACCTTGTTATAACTAAATACTTCTGAATGGTCTGCATAATAATTCATTTATAATCTCCTGCCAGATTAAAATTTATAAAAAATAAATATTTTTATCAAGCAAACATTAAATTTTCCAAAATATAATAATACCTTACTTATAACTTTTTCTTGTTCTTATATTATCATTATAATATAATTATATAATGTTCATGCTCTTTTATGGGTATAGTTCTTTTTTGAAAAATTATACATGCTACCTTGTTTAGTTTCGCTATTTTCTACTATTTCTTTCAACACCTTTACCTTCTTGCTACTACAAAAATCTATCCCAGTCCATTTTGTTAAATTTCTCAAACTAACTCTTATACCGTTTTTCTGCATCCATTTAACAGCATTTCTAATCATTTCCTCAGTTACTATTTGATTATTTATACCTACTTGGTAATTGCTTATCAAATCAATATACCAATAAGGCGGATTATAATCGCTTCCTTCTTTAAATGTATTTAAAATATAAAAGGATAAATTATTATCCTTTACAAACTTATCAAAGCTTTCTCTATCCTTCAAAATGTCGTATATTGCTGTAAATAGAGAAATACCTTCCTTTACTTCTAAGAAATCTTCAATAAACCTACTTTTGATTTCTTTTTTACTTTTCAAAGGATAGTTATGTAGCTCAATTTCTGTTTGCAGTGCATCGTCTTTTCTATATTCATCTAAGTAAATTAACTTGGCTAACTTTTTTACAGTCCAAAAGTAAAAAATTGAGTAATAAGGTTTGTTTTCAAAAATAAAATAGCCATCATTTAAGATCTCTAACATTTTCTTTTGGTTTTCTACAGCCTTAGATTGGCTTGGTATTTTTTTGCTTTCTGCCTTATGAAATTCAAAGCCACAAAAAGGACAGTTAAAGAACTTTATGCCTTTTTTCCTTTTTGTTATTGTAATTGGGTTATTACAGGATGGACATCTATCAAGTAAATAGCAGTTGTGTTTTTCGCATACATTTACAAATAATAATCTCCATTGTTTTTTGAAATAGTTGTTTTCTCTCAGACAGTAGGGACAATATTTTAAGCCGTAAGATTTTGAATAACTTCCTTTTATCTTTACTGTTGATATTAAGTTATTTCTTGAATTATCTCTTATTGTTTCTGACAGATAACTTTCATAACTTTTTAGTCCTGTGTTGTATATGATAGTTTTACTTATTCTTGTTCTTTGACTAAAAATTTCTGCTAACTCAGAGTCCAAAACTAAATCCGTATCTCTTGCTGTTAGTCTTTTATCCCTAAGAAAAGGAAAGTATATGTTTAGAAAAGTGGATACTTGGCAGTCAAATTTGGCAGAAAGTCTTGCAATCCATGATGAGAAAAGCTCATCTTTGAAAGGTGTTAGTGGATTTGGAATAACTGCATTGGCTAATGTTTCTCTGTAATCGTCTTTTTGGACTCTATATCTGTATAAGAAGCTTCTATCTGAATAAAATCTAAATTTTTCGTTCATTTTAGAGATTCATTCATATCTCTTGTGCGTGACCCCTCCCTCACTTATAAAAGCGAGGGCTTCCTGCTTCATCGATGACGTCTACCTTGACATAGGGATTTGACCCTAATATCTTGGTAGCTAATGCCATCTCCACAGGCTTAAGATCGGAGCGGTCCACCCCTACGACCTGATTTTGGCTCAGGTCAAGCCCTTTCTTCAAAATATTAATGGCAGAGTTTAGGTCTCTGTTTATTGTGTTTCCGCATACAGGACAACAATAGATACGGTTAGAAAGGCTAATTTTTTGCTTATATCCACAAACGCAGCACTCTTGAGTAGTAGCCTCAAATCTATCTACAGGAATAGTCGCAAGTCTGTCTTTCAGTCTTGCTTTTAGCATCCCTATTCCTGAGTGTTGGATTTGAGAACCGAACCACCCTTCCTGCCATGATTTTATGTTATCGTCTTGATAGATAACCGTTCCGTAATGTCTAAAAAGTGCTAAAAGTTTATTATGTATCTCTTTTCTTTTATTTGTTAATCTCTCATGTTCTCTTTGAATTTTCTTTTGTGTTTTTATCCAATTTTTAGAACCTTTCTTTCTTCTTGCTAATTCTTTTTGCAATTTCTTTAATCTTTTACTTTCTTCTATTTTAAAATCAACCGTTAAGCCGTTAGATAGCGTTAATTTATTTGCTACTCCAAAATCTATACCTATAGCATCTCCTACTTTATCTCTCTCAAAATATTCTTTCTTCACATAGCAAGTTAAATAAACATAATAACCACTTGGCTTTTTAATAAGCTGTGCGTTTGCAATTTCATAATCTTGTGGAATTTGGTGTAATCCCAATACTCTAAACCAACCAAGCCCTTGAATTCTAACTTTATTTCTTTCAAAATCTATATCAAAACTAACCTTGTATTGTTTTAGACTTATAGAAGATATTGATTTTTTGAATTTTAGCCTTCCTACTTTATGTCCGTTTTCTTTTAAAGATTTTAGAGCTTTTAAATTATTTTTTACTCTGTCTTGAATCACTTGTTTTAACTGAGATCCTAAATATTTTATTTCTCTTTTTTCAAACTCATTTCCTACTTTTATCTCTACTTCTTTGATTTCTTTAGTAGAGATGTTTATTCTATTTATATCTGCTACAATCCAATTATATAACCACTTTGCTTCTAAAAATACTCTGTTAAGCTTTTCTTCTTTGACTTTTGATAGATTTTGGATTTTGAGCTGATAAATAACAGGAATAAGGTTTTTCCTTCTCTCTTTGGTTTCCTTAATTGTTTGTTTTATTTTTTCTGCTTTGGTCATTGTAGTATAATTATATTACAATTCATTTCACCTTGCAAGGTGGAGCCTTCTTGTGCGTAAATTTTTGAGTTGTCTACAGTTATATAATCAATTTCATTAAATAGCTTTATATCTATTTTTTCCTTCTTTTTTTCTATAGCTCTTATAGCCATTTTGTTTATTATTGAGATAACATCTCCTGTTATCCCATTTGTCACTTGGTGTATTTTTGTAATGAATTTTTCATCTGCAAAGATGTAGGATTTTTCTTTTAGAGGTAGTGTTATTTCGATCGATTTAAGGAAGGCTATGAATTCGTTATCTATTTCCCAATTTTTAATTTTTATAGGCTTGAATCTACTTTTTAGCTGATGGTCTCTGTCTACCAAGGATACCGCTTCCCCTACACCTACTAAAACAATAGGAATTCTTAATATATTTGATAAGTTTTTTATTGCATTGGTGAATTCTTTCTGCTGGTTTGCCGAACCTGTTAGTCCATTGTGAATTTCATCAATTATCAGCATCTTTACTTGGAAATCCTCTATGTATGTTGCTATCTTGACTTCCTTTTGTGTATCGCTATCTGTTGTTCTGAAAGGAACTTGCAATGCTGTTAGGATATTGTCATATAATACTTTATAGTTTGCTTTCACTGGAGCCAATGCATACAAAACAGGAATTTTTGTTTGTATGTCATTAAGATCGTCTTGGTTGTTTTTCATTTTTGCATATCTCTTAATAGTATAGGTTTTTCCCATATTTCCGTCTCCTGCAAATAGATACGACTGCATTCTGTCCTCTCTTGGTGCATAGTATAACTCATCAAGCATTTTGAACATAGCTTCGGCTTTGCTGTGTCTGATAAATTTTGGCTTTCTGATAAACTCTATTCTTTCTTTATCTGCTGCATTATCTCTGATTTCCTTGACAATTGGCGGAATTAAATGTTCGTAGTCTTCATAAAAATTGTTGTTTTCTACTTTTTGGCTCATGTTTTTATCTCCTATTAATCAAATTCTATGTCAAAGGGTTTTATTTCGTTTGTTTTTTTAATTTGTGGTTTTTCTTCTGTTTTATCGATAGGTTTTTCTAATTTTTCTGAAATTTCTTTGGAACTTAATTTGGTCTTATTGCTTTCTATTTGTTTTCTCATTAGTTTTGTTTTTTCTCTTGCTTCTTCTTCCATCTTTCTTAGTTCTTTAATTGTTTCATAAATTTTATATGATGTTATTTTTTCTCTCCTTTCTCTTAATATCTCTTTTGCCTTGTCTAATTCCCACAAAGTAGTTCCTATCGGAATCGGTGTTTTGCAGTAAGCTTCTATATAATCCTGTAAATTTTCATCGTAGAAATATATTTTTGTTATGTCTTTTGGATCATACTTGATTTCATATTTTTTATTATCTCCTGCGTATCTTACAAGAATATCTGAGTAGTAGTGCAGATCTTTAAATCTTATTCCTTCTTTTGATACATTCCTGTAATCAGATTTCAGCAGTGATATTCTTGCTATTCTTAATTCATCTTGGCTTAAGATTCTTATTCCATGGTTTGATTTAGTTAATCCTTCTTTAAATTTTTCATAAGGTGTTAATCCTTGCAGTCCATCATGCGGTTTTTGATGATAGTAATTAACTATCCAATAAACGATAAATTTCTCAAGTTCTTTTAAAGTAAATACAGCTTCTTTTTCTGGATTGTATTCTCTCTTTTCTTTTGTGTTAGAAAAGGTTGTTCCGCTTACGTTGTGTAGCTCTTTGTTTAAAGTTTTTATAAATCTTTCAACGTGCCCGCCGTAGAATGGTTTTCCTACAGGTCTATATACTAAGTTTATTCCCAGAGTCATGCAGAATTTTTCAAGATTAGTTCCGTCAAATTCTGCTGCATTATCTGTGTGAATGTTAACAGGTAAGCCATAAATATCCCATTTTCCTTCTATTCCAAGTGTTTCCAAGTAATGATTTTTGTTTATCAGTCCCATATATATAGCCTGTCCTACTGAATAATAGCTTGGAGGGTCTAATGATATATAAATTCCATATACCATTCTGCTGTAAACGTCTAAGGCTACTGTTATGTAAGGTCTTCCAATAGGTTTTCTGTCTATTTCTGATACTACTTGAATATCTAAAGGAGTATGGTCTATTTGTATCCATTCTAATGGATAGTTTGCTTCAAATGAATTTTTTGCAGGATTTATTGTGCTTAAATACTTGTTTCTGCCTTCACGTTTTTTGTATATTGTTTCTCTGTCTATTTCTTTTAGATAGTAAAGTAATGTGGTATAGGCAATAGGTTTTAGCTTTTGGCTTATAAGTTCAGCATTAATTTCCTCGTAAAGCCTTTTAGCAGATATTCTTTGATGAGTTAAATATCTTTCTTTTATCATTTTATCAACTATTTCTAAAGCTTTTTCTCCTATTCTTTTTTTACCTTTGCCGCCACGCCTTTCGTATCTTGGCAATAGTCCATATATAGTTTCTCCACTTTTTTTGTATCTTTCCATCCATCTGTATATGGTAGATAGATGGACATTGCATTTTTTGGCAATTTCTTCTCTTTCCTTAACTGATTTAGCATTCATAACAGCTTTGACTATTTCAAGTCTTCTCTGTGCCTCTTTTGATAGTTCTTCATCTATCTTGTCGAAAGGAGTTAGTTTTTCGTCTTCTTGCTTGTTCTTTTTTTCATATTGTTCCAATAACTTTTCTTGTAGATTAGATAATGGTATAGTAATTAATTGATTATAGTTCGTATCTCTTAAAACTACGTCTATAGTATTGTTTTCAGTATTTATGCTATAATTCTCAATTATGTATTCTTTATCAAGCTCAATCACTTTTCCTTTCTTAATTTCTATCATTAGCTTAGCC
This is a stretch of genomic DNA from Sulfurihydrogenibium sp. YO3AOP1. It encodes these proteins:
- a CDS encoding TniB family NTP-binding protein yields the protein MSQKVENNNFYEDYEHLIPPIVKEIRDNAADKERIEFIRKPKFIRHSKAEAMFKMLDELYYAPREDRMQSYLFAGDGNMGKTYTIKRYAKMKNNQDDLNDIQTKIPVLYALAPVKANYKVLYDNILTALQVPFRTTDSDTQKEVKIATYIEDFQVKMLIIDEIHNGLTGSANQQKEFTNAIKNLSNILRIPIVLVGVGEAVSLVDRDHQLKSRFKPIKIKNWEIDNEFIAFLKSIEITLPLKEKSYIFADEKFITKIHQVTNGITGDVISIINKMAIRAIEKKKEKIDIKLFNEIDYITVDNSKIYAQEGSTLQGEMNCNIIILQ
- a CDS encoding RNA-guided endonuclease TnpB family protein; translation: MTKAEKIKQTIKETKERRKNLIPVIYQLKIQNLSKVKEEKLNRVFLEAKWLYNWIVADINRINISTKEIKEVEIKVGNEFEKREIKYLGSQLKQVIQDRVKNNLKALKSLKENGHKVGRLKFKKSISSISLKQYKVSFDIDFERNKVRIQGLGWFRVLGLHQIPQDYEIANAQLIKKPSGYYVYLTCYVKKEYFERDKVGDAIGIDFGVANKLTLSNGLTVDFKIEESKRLKKLQKELARRKKGSKNWIKTQKKIQREHERLTNKRKEIHNKLLALFRHYGTVIYQDDNIKSWQEGWFGSQIQHSGIGMLKARLKDRLATIPVDRFEATTQECCVCGYKQKISLSNRIYCCPVCGNTINRDLNSAINILKKGLDLSQNQVVGVDRSDLKPVEMALATKILGSNPYVKVDVIDEAGSPRFYK
- a CDS encoding Mu transposase C-terminal domain-containing protein produces the protein MIEIKKGKVIELDKEYIIENYSINTENNTIDVVLRDTNYNQLITIPLSNLQEKLLEQYEKKNKQEDEKLTPFDKIDEELSKEAQRRLEIVKAVMNAKSVKEREEIAKKCNVHLSTIYRWMERYKKSGETIYGLLPRYERRGGKGKKRIGEKALEIVDKMIKERYLTHQRISAKRLYEEINAELISQKLKPIAYTTLLYYLKEIDRETIYKKREGRNKYLSTINPAKNSFEANYPLEWIQIDHTPLDIQVVSEIDRKPIGRPYITVALDVYSRMVYGIYISLDPPSYYSVGQAIYMGLINKNHYLETLGIEGKWDIYGLPVNIHTDNAAEFDGTNLEKFCMTLGINLVYRPVGKPFYGGHVERFIKTLNKELHNVSGTTFSNTKEKREYNPEKEAVFTLKELEKFIVYWIVNYYHQKPHDGLQGLTPYEKFKEGLTKSNHGIRILSQDELRIARISLLKSDYRNVSKEGIRFKDLHYYSDILVRYAGDNKKYEIKYDPKDITKIYFYDENLQDYIEAYCKTPIPIGTTLWELDKAKEILRERREKITSYKIYETIKELRKMEEEAREKTKLMRKQIESNKTKLSSKEISEKLEKPIDKTEEKPQIKKTNEIKPFDIEFD